From a single Pseudomonas sp. A34-9 genomic region:
- a CDS encoding translation initiation factor 2 has protein sequence MKAIFPAAWVLLGLLMIGHAPGVVAAAVQEKPAATSSTKKNTPAKTAAPAQRTQQKVIKKRKPIASKSKPASEVVKTKLPPARLDLSLPKDMVQELKPKGTVELPKREPILPQFFGEKNSGFQLNGRLLSNEMQLQLRNEERREVEGAALDFEFKQ, from the coding sequence ATGAAAGCGATTTTTCCTGCCGCTTGGGTTTTGTTGGGTTTGCTGATGATCGGTCATGCGCCTGGCGTCGTGGCCGCCGCGGTTCAGGAAAAACCGGCCGCGACGAGTAGCACGAAAAAAAACACGCCGGCGAAAACGGCCGCCCCCGCACAGAGAACCCAGCAAAAAGTCATCAAGAAGCGCAAGCCCATCGCCTCCAAGTCGAAACCCGCCAGCGAAGTGGTGAAAACCAAACTGCCGCCAGCCAGACTCGACTTGAGCCTGCCCAAAGACATGGTTCAGGAGTTGAAACCGAAGGGCACTGTCGAATTGCCGAAACGCGAACCGATCCTGCCGCAGTTTTTTGGTGAGAAAAACAGCGGATTTCAGCTCAACGGGCGGTTGCTCAGCAATGAAATGCAGCTGCAACTGCGCAATGAAGAGCGTCGCGAAGTCGAAGGCGCCGCACTGGATTTCGAATTCAAGCAGTAA
- a CDS encoding DUF3309 family protein, which translates to MDMGTILIIILILLLIGGLPVFPHSRSWGYGPSGIIGVVLVVLLVLLLLGRI; encoded by the coding sequence ATCGACATGGGCACAATTCTAATCATTATCCTGATCCTGTTGCTGATCGGTGGTCTGCCGGTCTTCCCGCACTCCAGAAGTTGGGGTTACGGTCCATCGGGCATTATCGGCGTGGTGTTGGTGGTGCTGTTGGTCCTGCTGTTACTCGGTCGGATATAA
- a CDS encoding YkgJ family cysteine cluster protein: MKCREGCGACCIAPSISSPIPGMPDGKPAGERCVQLSVENLCSIFGRPERPAVCSGFAADVEVCGSSSEEAIRLIGWWEQMTAA, translated from the coding sequence ATGAAATGCCGTGAAGGCTGTGGCGCTTGCTGCATTGCCCCATCGATCAGTTCGCCGATTCCCGGCATGCCCGATGGCAAACCTGCGGGCGAACGTTGCGTGCAACTCTCGGTCGAAAACCTGTGCAGCATTTTCGGCCGCCCGGAGCGCCCGGCCGTCTGCTCAGGCTTCGCTGCGGACGTCGAAGTCTGTGGCAGCAGTTCGGAAGAAGCGATCAGGCTGATTGGCTGGTGGGAGCAAATGACGGCGGCGTAA
- a CDS encoding YnfA family protein — protein MLNYLWFFLAALFEIAGCFAFFMWLRQGKSALWVIPALFSLTLFALLLTRVEANYAGRAYAAYGGIYIVASIGWLMVVERVRPLGSDWIGVALCVIGASVILFGPRFSAA, from the coding sequence ATGCTCAATTACTTGTGGTTCTTCCTCGCCGCGCTGTTTGAAATCGCCGGTTGCTTTGCCTTCTTCATGTGGCTGCGTCAGGGCAAAAGTGCTCTGTGGGTGATTCCCGCGTTGTTCAGTCTGACCCTGTTTGCGTTGTTACTGACCCGCGTCGAAGCGAATTATGCGGGGCGTGCCTATGCCGCTTATGGCGGGATCTACATCGTCGCGTCGATTGGCTGGCTGATGGTGGTCGAGCGGGTTCGTCCATTGGGTTCGGACTGGATCGGCGTGGCGCTGTGCGTGATCGGCGCCAGTGTGATTCTGTTCGGGCCGCGATTTTCTGCGGCGTGA
- a CDS encoding DUF4398 domain-containing protein: MSIRPLFAAVAVLALAGCATDPAPVEQMRLTEQAIIQAKAVGATADEVPEMKLAETKYNRAKGNMADESYRNARMRAEQAELDARLAEAKVLTQKSEEQVNVLNTRIVRLRKQLGDAQ, from the coding sequence GTGAGTATTCGACCTCTTTTCGCGGCTGTGGCCGTTCTGGCCCTGGCCGGTTGCGCGACCGATCCGGCACCCGTTGAACAAATGCGCCTGACCGAACAAGCCATTATCCAGGCCAAGGCTGTTGGCGCCACCGCCGACGAAGTGCCGGAAATGAAACTGGCCGAAACCAAGTACAACCGCGCCAAAGGCAACATGGCGGACGAGTCCTACCGGAACGCGCGCATGCGTGCCGAACAGGCTGAACTGGATGCTCGTCTGGCCGAAGCCAAAGTGCTGACGCAAAAAAGTGAAGAACAGGTGAATGTGCTCAACACCCGCATCGTCCGTCTGCGCAAGCAACTGGGAGATGCCCAATGA
- a CDS encoding electron transfer flavoprotein subunit beta/FixA family protein has product MKVLVAVKRVVDYNVKVRVKADNSGVDLANVKMSMNPFCEIAVEEAVRLKEKGVATEIVVVSIGPTTAQEQLRTALALGADRAILVESAEDLTSLAVAKLLKAVVDKEQPQLVILGKQAIDSDNNQTGQMLAALSGYGQGTFASKVEVSGDSVAVTREIDGGAQTVSLKLPAIVTTDLRLNEPRYASLPNIMKAKKKPLEVLTPDALGVSTASTNKTLKVEAPAARSAGIKVKSVAELVEKLKNEAKVI; this is encoded by the coding sequence ATGAAGGTTCTTGTAGCTGTCAAACGCGTTGTGGATTACAACGTCAAGGTTCGCGTCAAGGCGGACAATTCCGGCGTCGATCTCGCCAACGTCAAGATGTCGATGAACCCGTTCTGCGAAATCGCAGTGGAAGAAGCCGTACGCCTGAAAGAGAAAGGTGTTGCGACTGAAATCGTCGTCGTCTCCATCGGCCCGACCACCGCTCAGGAGCAACTGCGTACCGCACTGGCTCTGGGTGCCGACCGTGCCATCCTCGTCGAATCCGCTGAAGATCTGACCTCGCTCGCCGTCGCCAAGCTGCTCAAGGCTGTGGTCGACAAGGAACAGCCGCAACTGGTGATCCTTGGCAAACAGGCCATCGACAGCGACAACAACCAGACTGGCCAGATGCTCGCTGCACTGAGCGGCTACGGCCAGGGCACGTTCGCCTCGAAAGTCGAAGTCTCTGGCGACAGCGTTGCCGTGACCCGCGAAATCGACGGCGGCGCGCAGACGGTTTCGCTGAAACTGCCGGCCATCGTCACCACCGACCTGCGTTTGAACGAGCCGCGCTACGCGTCTCTGCCAAACATCATGAAAGCCAAGAAGAAGCCTCTCGAAGTGCTGACTCCGGACGCTTTGGGCGTTTCCACCGCCTCCACCAACAAGACCCTGAAAGTCGAAGCGCCGGCTGCACGCAGCGCGGGCATCAAGGTCAAGTCGGTGGCTGAACTGGTCGAGAAACTGAAAAACGAAGCGAAGGTAATCTAA
- a CDS encoding FAD-binding protein: MTILVIAEHDNKVLAPATLNTVAAAAKIGGDIHVLVAGQGAGAVAEAAAKIAGVSKVLNADNAAYAHQLPENVAPLVAELGAGYSHILAAATSNGKNILPRVAAQLDVDQISEIISVESADTFKRPIYAGNAIATVQSTAAIKVITVRATGFDPVAAEGGSAAVEAVGAAHDAGISSFVGEELAKSDRPELTAAKIVVSGGRGMQNGDNFKHLYALADKLGAAVGASRAAVDAGFVPNDMQVGQTGKIVAPQLYIAVGISGAIQHLAGMKDSKVIVAINKDEEAPIFQVADYGLVADLFEAVPELEKLV; the protein is encoded by the coding sequence ATGACTATCTTGGTAATCGCTGAACACGACAACAAAGTGCTGGCCCCGGCCACACTGAACACCGTGGCTGCTGCGGCCAAAATCGGCGGCGACATCCACGTTCTGGTTGCCGGCCAAGGCGCTGGCGCCGTGGCTGAAGCCGCTGCGAAAATCGCTGGCGTGAGCAAAGTCCTCAACGCTGACAACGCCGCTTACGCGCATCAGCTGCCGGAAAACGTTGCGCCATTGGTTGCCGAGCTGGGTGCTGGCTACAGCCACATCCTGGCTGCCGCGACTTCCAACGGCAAAAACATCCTGCCGCGTGTTGCCGCGCAGCTGGACGTTGACCAGATCTCCGAAATCATCTCGGTCGAAAGCGCTGACACTTTCAAGCGCCCGATCTACGCCGGTAACGCTATCGCTACCGTGCAATCGACTGCTGCGATCAAAGTGATCACCGTGCGTGCCACCGGTTTCGACCCGGTTGCTGCTGAAGGTGGTTCGGCTGCTGTTGAAGCCGTTGGCGCTGCGCACGACGCTGGTATCTCCAGCTTCGTCGGCGAAGAGCTGGCCAAGTCTGATCGTCCAGAGCTGACCGCTGCCAAGATCGTCGTTTCCGGCGGCCGCGGCATGCAGAACGGCGACAACTTCAAACACCTGTACGCCCTGGCCGACAAGCTGGGCGCCGCTGTGGGTGCTTCGCGCGCCGCAGTTGACGCAGGTTTCGTACCGAACGACATGCAGGTCGGTCAGACCGGCAAGATCGTTGCGCCACAGCTGTACATCGCCGTCGGTATTTCCGGCGCGATCCAGCACCTGGCCGGCATGAAAGACTCCAAAGTGATCGTTGCGATCAACAAGGACGAAGAAGCGCCGATCTTCCAGGTGGCCGATTACGGTCTCGTGGCGGATCTGTTCGAAGCAGTACCTGAGCTGGAGAAGCTGGTCTAA
- a CDS encoding START domain-containing protein, whose product MGSLHRIAVLCGLTAVLATSVAQAEDWKVAKNEDGIKVSLSEVPGSDYKSYQGVALMKTTVAKLRALQEDVSGACAWIHECKTQKLLKHEGDQSWTYTQFNTPWPVTPRDSVLKVTTVEGADGSLTRNLEGLPTYIPEEKGFVRVQQVKGFWKFVPKGDQVEVTYQVHTEPGGSVPAMVANKFVVDAPFNTLKALKERAEK is encoded by the coding sequence ATGGGTTCGCTGCATCGTATCGCTGTGTTGTGTGGTTTGACCGCTGTGTTGGCTACCTCTGTCGCTCAGGCTGAGGACTGGAAAGTCGCCAAGAACGAGGACGGCATCAAGGTGTCCCTGAGTGAAGTGCCGGGCTCGGACTACAAGTCCTACCAGGGCGTTGCGCTGATGAAGACTACCGTCGCCAAACTGCGCGCACTGCAGGAAGACGTCTCCGGCGCGTGCGCCTGGATTCACGAATGCAAGACCCAGAAACTGCTCAAGCACGAGGGCGATCAGAGCTGGACCTACACCCAGTTCAACACGCCATGGCCGGTGACCCCGCGTGATTCGGTGCTGAAAGTCACCACCGTCGAAGGCGCCGATGGCAGCCTGACCCGCAACCTGGAAGGGTTGCCGACGTATATTCCGGAAGAAAAAGGCTTTGTCCGCGTTCAGCAGGTCAAAGGCTTCTGGAAGTTCGTGCCCAAGGGCGACCAAGTTGAAGTGACCTATCAAGTGCACACCGAGCCAGGCGGCAGTGTGCCGGCGATGGTTGCCAACAAGTTCGTCGTCGATGCGCCGTTCAACACCTTGAAAGCGCTGAAAGAACGCGCCGAGAAGTAA
- a CDS encoding YheU family protein, with product MLIPYDALEVDTLTRLIEDFVTRDGTDNGDDTPLETRVLRVRQALTKGQALIVFDPESEQCQLMLKHDVPKHLFD from the coding sequence ATGCTCATTCCCTACGACGCTCTTGAAGTCGACACCCTCACCCGCCTCATCGAAGATTTTGTCACCCGCGACGGCACCGACAACGGCGATGACACGCCGCTGGAAACCCGCGTGCTGCGCGTGCGTCAGGCCTTGACCAAAGGCCAGGCGCTGATCGTCTTCGACCCGGAAAGCGAGCAGTGCCAGTTGATGCTCAAGCACGATGTGCCCAAGCATCTGTTCGATTGA
- the csrA gene encoding carbon storage regulator CsrA, with translation MLVLSRVVGELISIGDDISLRVLSVNGSSVRFGVEAPQKVNVHRAEVYDRIKRKQASEKLR, from the coding sequence ATGCTTGTACTCAGCCGTGTCGTTGGTGAGTTGATTTCAATCGGCGACGACATTTCCCTGCGCGTGCTGTCGGTCAACGGCTCCAGCGTGCGCTTTGGCGTCGAGGCCCCGCAAAAGGTCAATGTGCACCGCGCGGAGGTCTATGACCGGATCAAGCGCAAGCAGGCCAGCGAAAAGCTCCGCTAG
- a CDS encoding OmpA family protein: MSLKTKVLGGLLLAGCVSLYGCAGQHSESALQEASADFQKVKEDSNVLRIAPKDVIRAGESLARADRLSTYWGSGADVVHYAYLSQRYSEIAREHTNQVLNEERAAKLELDRQRLQLALRESKLLSVQQQGKWLEEQIVALATTQTDRGLVMTLGDVLFDTGEAELKNSANRVVLKIVQFLQLNPKRVVRIEGYTDSTGGKQENLKLSRDRAQSVADVLIDLGIDDKRIQVEGYGDEYPVDANASERGRAQNRRVEIVFSDEKGQLGAAR, from the coding sequence ATGAGCCTCAAAACCAAAGTACTCGGCGGTCTGCTGCTTGCCGGTTGCGTCAGCCTGTACGGCTGCGCCGGTCAGCACAGCGAATCCGCACTGCAAGAGGCCAGCGCCGATTTCCAGAAGGTCAAGGAAGATTCCAATGTGCTGCGCATCGCACCGAAAGACGTGATTCGCGCCGGTGAATCCCTGGCCCGTGCCGATCGCCTGTCGACCTATTGGGGCAGCGGGGCGGACGTGGTCCATTACGCTTATCTGAGCCAGCGCTACAGCGAAATCGCTCGCGAGCACACCAATCAAGTGCTCAACGAAGAGCGCGCGGCGAAACTGGAACTGGATCGCCAGCGCTTGCAACTGGCCCTGCGTGAATCCAAGTTGCTCAGCGTCCAGCAGCAGGGCAAATGGCTGGAAGAACAGATCGTCGCACTGGCCACCACGCAGACTGACCGTGGGCTGGTGATGACTCTCGGCGATGTGCTGTTCGACACCGGTGAAGCGGAGCTGAAAAACTCGGCCAATCGCGTCGTGCTGAAGATCGTGCAGTTCCTGCAGTTGAACCCGAAACGCGTGGTGCGTATCGAGGGTTACACCGACAGTACCGGTGGCAAACAGGAAAACCTCAAGCTGTCTCGTGATCGCGCGCAATCGGTCGCGGACGTGTTGATAGATCTGGGCATCGACGACAAGCGCATTCAGGTCGAAGGCTACGGCGACGAATACCCGGTGGACGCCAATGCTTCCGAGCGTGGGCGGGCGCAGAATCGTCGGGTGGAAATTGTTTTCTCCGATGAAAAAGGCCAGCTCGGCGCCGCCCGTTAA
- a CDS encoding transporter substrate-binding domain-containing protein: protein MDLRCGWLLGLALLPGLAMAAGKCERLVVTGSPDAPPYLWQDPQNPKQLIGASADLLQQVAKDLGVKVELLYAGKRSQALDEVRSGRMDMLADAPLTFNELENLDYIYPPLLENDYLVWTRKGSTLVYSEAKDLHGHTGALSEKSRMTQAFGVFADQNLTLTRTANLTQALQKLLLGEVEYVLAGRYSGMAAAQALGMANDLLAFEQPVDRPGLFLAVSHNSACNDPWLRGQLAKKMTELPASGLTEAVLQRNIERWKAQQQQPQQPVSAPKQ from the coding sequence ATGGATCTGCGCTGCGGATGGTTGTTGGGATTGGCCCTGTTGCCGGGTTTGGCCATGGCCGCAGGCAAGTGCGAGCGCCTCGTCGTCACCGGCAGCCCGGATGCGCCGCCGTACCTGTGGCAGGACCCGCAGAATCCCAAGCAGTTGATCGGCGCCAGTGCCGACCTGTTGCAACAAGTCGCCAAAGACCTCGGCGTTAAAGTCGAACTGCTCTATGCCGGCAAACGCTCGCAAGCCCTCGATGAAGTGCGCAGCGGGCGCATGGACATGCTGGCCGACGCGCCGCTGACCTTCAATGAGCTGGAAAACCTCGACTACATCTATCCACCGCTGCTGGAAAACGACTATCTGGTGTGGACGCGTAAAGGCTCGACACTGGTCTATAGCGAGGCCAAAGACCTGCATGGGCACACCGGTGCGTTGTCGGAAAAGTCTCGTATGACCCAGGCATTTGGCGTTTTCGCCGACCAGAATCTTACTTTGACGCGGACAGCTAACCTGACTCAGGCCCTGCAGAAATTGCTCCTCGGTGAAGTGGAATATGTTCTCGCCGGCCGCTACTCGGGCATGGCGGCCGCGCAGGCGTTGGGTATGGCCAATGACCTGCTGGCATTCGAACAGCCGGTCGACCGCCCTGGGCTGTTCCTCGCGGTTTCGCACAACTCGGCGTGCAACGATCCGTGGTTGCGCGGACAGTTGGCCAAAAAGATGACAGAATTGCCCGCGTCCGGACTGACGGAAGCCGTGCTGCAACGCAATATCGAGCGCTGGAAGGCGCAGCAGCAACAGCCGCAACAACCTGTCAGTGCCCCAAAACAGTAG
- a CDS encoding LTA synthase family protein, which translates to MANPDALNQQRSSARLLQPTVKSHLAYTLLCALVMMVMFSVLRLALLVYNREMILDTPASTFLEAFANGLRFDLRLVVYVCVPLVLALFSARAMAARGFFRLWLTIASSIALFLGLMEMDFYREFHQRLNGLVFQYVKEDPKTVMSMLWYGFPVVRYLLAWVIGTVILTLAFKGADRATRPRGPFSGGSVSTRQVAPWYTRLAVFVVCLLICVVAARGTLRQGPPMRWGDVYTTDSNFANQLGLNGTLSLIAAAKDRMGEDRDNIWKGTLPQEQAQKVVRDMLLMPDDKLVDADIAAVRREYTPPADKTLPIKNVVVILMESMAGHSVGALGAPGNITPYLDKLSKEGLLFDRFFSNGTHTHQGMFATMACFPNLPGFEYLMQTPEGSHKLSGLPQLLSARDYDDVYVYNGDFAWDNQSGFFSNQGMTNFVGRNDFVNPVFSDPTWGVSDQDMFDRGLQELKARENGKPFYALLQTLSNHTPYALPTPLPVERVTDRGSLNEHLTAMRYADWALGQFFEKARKEPYFKETLFVIVGDHGFGNERQITEMDLGRFNVPMLMIAPGIQEKFGTRDHTVGTQIDIVPTIMGRLGGEVRHQCWGRDLLNLPEGDTGFGVIKPSGSEQTTAIVTADQILVLPKDKEMGPKIWQYQLGANPHAEIVPNAPRTAELKLKLEAFLQTATKSLMDNTAGVINGKPD; encoded by the coding sequence ATGGCAAACCCGGACGCCCTGAATCAGCAGCGATCTTCTGCTCGCCTGCTGCAACCGACCGTCAAATCGCATCTGGCCTACACGCTGCTTTGCGCGCTGGTCATGATGGTGATGTTTTCCGTGCTGCGCCTCGCGCTGCTGGTCTACAACCGCGAGATGATCCTCGACACCCCGGCTTCGACCTTCCTCGAAGCCTTCGCCAACGGGCTGCGTTTCGACCTGCGCCTGGTGGTTTACGTGTGTGTTCCGCTGGTGCTGGCGCTTTTCAGCGCGCGCGCCATGGCGGCACGTGGCTTCTTCCGCCTGTGGTTGACCATCGCCTCGAGCATTGCGCTGTTCCTCGGCCTGATGGAGATGGACTTCTATCGTGAGTTCCACCAGCGCCTCAATGGTCTGGTGTTTCAGTACGTGAAAGAAGACCCGAAAACCGTGATGAGCATGCTCTGGTACGGTTTCCCGGTGGTTCGCTATCTGCTGGCATGGGTCATCGGCACCGTCATCCTGACACTGGCGTTCAAGGGCGCCGACCGTGCCACGCGTCCGCGCGGACCTTTCAGCGGCGGCAGCGTCAGCACCCGTCAAGTTGCGCCGTGGTATACCCGTCTTGCGGTGTTCGTGGTCTGCCTGCTGATCTGTGTGGTCGCCGCCCGTGGCACCCTGCGTCAGGGCCCGCCAATGCGTTGGGGTGACGTGTACACCACTGATTCCAACTTCGCCAACCAGCTCGGCCTCAACGGTACGCTGTCGCTGATCGCGGCCGCCAAGGACCGTATGGGCGAAGACCGCGACAACATCTGGAAAGGCACGCTGCCGCAGGAACAAGCGCAGAAAGTCGTGCGCGATATGTTGCTGATGCCGGACGACAAACTGGTCGATGCCGATATCGCTGCCGTGCGTCGTGAATACACGCCGCCAGCCGACAAGACCCTGCCGATCAAGAACGTCGTCGTGATCCTGATGGAAAGCATGGCCGGTCACTCGGTCGGTGCGTTGGGCGCGCCGGGCAACATCACCCCGTACCTGGACAAACTGTCGAAGGAAGGCCTGTTGTTCGACCGCTTCTTCTCCAACGGTACGCACACCCACCAGGGCATGTTCGCGACCATGGCCTGCTTCCCGAACCTGCCAGGTTTCGAATACCTGATGCAGACCCCGGAAGGCAGCCACAAACTCTCCGGCCTGCCGCAGTTGCTCAGTGCTCGCGACTATGACGACGTGTATGTCTACAACGGCGATTTCGCCTGGGACAACCAGTCGGGTTTCTTCAGCAACCAGGGCATGACCAACTTCGTTGGCCGCAACGACTTCGTTAATCCCGTGTTCTCCGATCCGACCTGGGGCGTGTCCGACCAGGACATGTTCGACCGTGGCCTGCAGGAGCTCAAGGCACGCGAAAACGGCAAGCCGTTCTACGCGCTGCTGCAAACCCTGTCCAACCACACGCCTTACGCCTTGCCGACGCCATTGCCGGTCGAACGCGTGACTGACCGTGGCAGCCTCAACGAACATTTGACCGCCATGCGTTACGCCGACTGGGCGCTGGGGCAATTCTTCGAGAAGGCGCGCAAAGAGCCGTACTTCAAGGAAACCCTGTTCGTCATCGTCGGTGACCACGGTTTTGGTAACGAGCGCCAGATCACCGAAATGGACCTGGGCCGCTTCAACGTGCCGATGCTGATGATCGCGCCGGGCATCCAGGAGAAGTTCGGCACCCGTGACCACACCGTGGGCACGCAGATCGACATCGTGCCGACCATCATGGGCCGTCTGGGTGGCGAAGTGCGTCATCAATGCTGGGGCCGTGACTTGCTCAATCTGCCGGAAGGGGACACCGGTTTCGGTGTGATCAAGCCATCGGGCAGCGAGCAGACCACCGCCATCGTGACGGCCGACCAGATTCTGGTCCTGCCGAAAGACAAGGAAATGGGCCCGAAAATCTGGCAATACCAGTTGGGTGCCAATCCACATGCCGAGATCGTTCCGAATGCACCGCGCACCGCTGAGTTGAAACTCAAACTCGAGGCGTTCCTGCAAACGGCGACCAAGAGCCTGATGGACAACACTGCCGGTGTCATCAACGGCAAGCCGGATTGA
- a CDS encoding PLP-dependent aminotransferase family protein yields MTNLLLYQRIAQQLAEDIRRGVYQPGERVPSVRKMSSQLNVSHATVLQAYANLEDQGLIRARPQSGYYVHQTPALTAPTPDIARVERPGLVTRSSIIQQVLVESRREGVFPLGAAVPSVDYLPVRALHQQLAKVTRFHSPRAFSYMFSPGFEPLRRQVAIRMRDAGVVVDPSEVVITHGCVDALQMSLRVLTRPGDLIAAESPTYYGLLQLADLLGLKVIEIPSDPATGMSLEALQLAANQWSIKALVLTTRLSNPLGGTMPEERQKQLLRLASDFDIQIVEDDIYGELMFEQGKTKALKAYDRLDRVIYCSSFSKTLSPGVRIGWMIAGKYQQEIQRLQTFSTHSACSVTQMAIAAYLENGGYDRHLRYIRQEYRKNLSAFQLAVQQYFPEGTQMTRPTGGFILWVSLPGRVNTQELHVRALQQGISIAPGLIFSNTEQFNHCIRLNCGIPWNREAERALMTLGMLATQLCQETAGGF; encoded by the coding sequence ATGACCAATCTCTTGCTCTACCAACGTATTGCTCAGCAACTGGCCGAAGACATCCGCCGTGGGGTCTATCAACCGGGGGAGCGCGTGCCTTCGGTGCGCAAGATGAGTTCGCAGCTCAACGTCAGCCATGCGACGGTGTTGCAGGCTTACGCCAATCTTGAAGACCAGGGGCTGATTCGCGCACGTCCACAGTCCGGTTATTACGTGCACCAGACGCCCGCACTGACCGCGCCGACGCCGGACATTGCCCGGGTCGAACGGCCGGGGCTGGTCACCCGCAGCAGCATCATTCAACAGGTTCTGGTCGAGTCGCGCCGTGAAGGCGTGTTCCCACTGGGCGCGGCCGTGCCCAGTGTCGACTACTTGCCGGTGCGCGCACTGCATCAGCAACTGGCCAAGGTCACCCGCTTCCATAGCCCGCGTGCTTTCAGCTACATGTTCAGCCCCGGTTTTGAGCCGCTGCGCCGGCAAGTGGCGATCCGCATGCGCGATGCTGGCGTGGTGGTCGATCCGTCAGAAGTGGTGATCACCCACGGTTGTGTCGATGCCTTGCAGATGTCGTTGCGCGTACTGACCCGCCCGGGTGATCTGATCGCCGCCGAATCGCCAACCTATTATGGTTTGCTGCAACTGGCCGATCTGCTCGGCCTGAAAGTTATCGAGATTCCGAGCGATCCCGCGACCGGCATGAGCCTCGAGGCGCTGCAACTGGCGGCCAACCAGTGGTCGATCAAAGCGTTGGTGCTGACCACGCGACTGAGTAATCCCCTGGGCGGCACCATGCCCGAAGAGCGGCAGAAACAGCTGCTGCGCCTGGCCTCGGACTTCGATATCCAGATCGTCGAGGATGATATCTATGGCGAGCTGATGTTCGAGCAAGGTAAAACCAAAGCGCTCAAGGCTTATGACCGTCTCGACCGAGTGATCTACTGCTCGAGTTTCTCCAAAACCCTGTCACCCGGTGTGCGTATCGGCTGGATGATCGCTGGCAAGTACCAGCAGGAAATCCAGCGCTTGCAGACCTTCAGCACCCATTCGGCGTGCAGCGTGACGCAGATGGCGATCGCCGCTTATCTGGAAAACGGCGGCTATGACCGGCATTTACGGTACATCCGCCAGGAATATCGGAAAAACCTCAGCGCCTTCCAGTTGGCGGTGCAGCAATACTTCCCCGAAGGCACGCAAATGACCCGGCCCACGGGCGGTTTCATCCTCTGGGTTAGTCTGCCGGGGAGGGTCAATACACAAGAATTGCATGTCCGCGCGTTGCAGCAGGGCATCAGTATTGCGCCGGGGCTGATCTTCAGTAACACCGAGCAGTTCAACCACTGTATCCGCCTGAACTGCGGGATTCCGTGGAACCGCGAGGCGGAGCGGGCGCTGATGACCCTGGGGATGCTGGCGACGCAACTGTGTCAGGAAACCGCTGGCGGATTCTGA
- a CDS encoding SDR family oxidoreductase: MQNRMMITGAGSGLGREIALRWAREGWRLALSDVSEPGLQETLKMVRDAGGDGFVQRCDVRDYSQLTAFAQACEEKLGGIDIIVNNAGVASGGFFSELSLEDWDWQIAINLMGVVKGCKAFLPLLEQSKGKIINIASMAALMQGPAMSNYNVAKAGVVALSESLLIELAQQEVGVHVVCPSFFQTNLLDSFRGPTPAMKAQVGKLLESSPISAADIADYIYQQVAAGEFMILPHEQGRMAWAIKQKNPQLLYNEMTAMAEKMRAKAKQNNG, translated from the coding sequence ATGCAAAATCGCATGATGATCACTGGTGCGGGCTCGGGCCTGGGTCGCGAAATCGCGCTGCGCTGGGCGCGTGAAGGCTGGCGACTGGCCTTGTCCGACGTCAGCGAACCCGGCCTGCAGGAAACCCTGAAAATGGTCCGCGACGCGGGCGGTGACGGGTTTGTCCAGCGCTGCGATGTGCGTGATTACAGCCAGCTCACGGCGTTCGCTCAGGCCTGCGAAGAGAAACTCGGCGGCATCGACATCATCGTCAACAACGCCGGTGTCGCGTCGGGCGGTTTCTTCAGCGAGCTGTCGCTGGAAGACTGGGACTGGCAGATCGCGATCAACTTGATGGGCGTGGTCAAGGGCTGCAAGGCGTTCCTGCCGCTGCTTGAGCAAAGCAAAGGCAAGATTATCAACATCGCCTCGATGGCGGCGTTGATGCAAGGCCCCGCCATGAGCAATTACAACGTGGCCAAGGCCGGGGTTGTGGCGTTGTCGGAAAGCTTGCTGATCGAGCTGGCGCAACAGGAAGTGGGCGTGCACGTGGTGTGTCCGTCGTTCTTCCAGACCAACTTGCTGGATTCGTTCCGTGGTCCCACTCCGGCGATGAAAGCTCAGGTTGGCAAGTTGCTGGAAAGTTCGCCGATCAGTGCGGCGGACATCGCCGATTACATCTATCAGCAAGTGGCCGCCGGCGAGTTCATGATTCTGCCCCACGAACAAGGCCGGATGGCCTGGGCGATCAAGCAGAAGAACCCGCAGTTGCTCTACAACGAAATGACTGCCATGGCCGAGAAAATGCGCGCCAAAGCCAAACAGAACAACGGCTGA